One window from the genome of Lasioglossum baleicum chromosome 9, iyLasBale1, whole genome shotgun sequence encodes:
- the Csul gene encoding protein arginine N-methyltransferase 5, whose translation MSNQRSVSCGLDFCAVPDLSSCLITANSSKYDFVFVPLIHPLYKREFISGAAKDRVGPFTRPDIVLCSSDWNHLIIGKLSQYIKVDSKNPIIKRNSEETLNQEIALARHLGLVGITFRLMGGIERNANLARIICDKVSSACTLQVWIQVPMENPIKEAYSYRNEECYLIESPWEWWNAFRIVCDYDRKIGVALIVSHDLPEQEEIDRWLGEPVKCLIVPTTLFMTNKKGYPVLSKAHQTLIKKFSVLEVQFVLTGANRHQNISYYHNYLEYLWKSCQVNGPVERFARGYEDYLQCPLQPLMDNLESQTYEIFEKDPVKYTQYQTAIHQAILGIASKMNNKDEKIVIMVVGAGRGPLVFASLNAAEMAKKEIKVYAVEKNPNAVLTLQALERDMWADKVSVVSCDMREWVAPEKADILVSELLGSFGDNELSPECLDGVQKFLKDDGISIPCKYTSYIAPVQSSKLYNEVRHCKDKDKHPLAHFETSYVVHLQNKYDIAIPKPLFTFKHPNKETTIDNTRYEMKTFDVQQNSVLHGFSGYFVAVLYKDITLSIEPSTRSPKMFSWFPIFFPIREPVQVKAGEKITVHFWRQCSSKNVWYEWCISKPISGAIHNPGGRSYTIGL comes from the exons atgtcAAATCAAAGATCAGTTTCCTGTGGTCTCGACTTTTGCGCTGTGCCAGACCTTAGTAGCTGTCTTATTACAGCAAACTCGTCCAA GTATGATTTCGTATTTGTTCCACTTATTCATCCTTTATACAAAAGGGAATTCATTTCTGGTGCTGCGAAAGACCGCGTCGGTCCCTTTACCAGACCAGACATAGTATTATGTAGCTCTG ATTGGAATCATTTAATCATCGGTAAGCTATCGCAATACATTAAAGTCGATTCGAAAAATCCTATTATAAAGAGGAACAGCGAAGAGACTTTAAATCAAGAAATAGCATTGGCAAGACACTTGGGGCTCGTAGGAATCACTTTTAGATTGATGGGTGGAATAGAACGTAATGCAAATCTGGCTAGAATTATCTGTGATAAAGTGTCAAGCGCGTGTACTTTGCAG GTCTGGATACAAGTACCTATGGAAAATCCAATTAAAGAAGCTTATTCTTATAGAAACGAAGAGTGTTATTTGATAGAAAGCCCATGGGAATGGTGGAATGCCTTTAGAATAGTGTGCGATTACGACAGAAAGATAGGTGTTGCATTAATTGTAAGCCATGATCTTCCTGAACAAGAAGAG ATTGACAGGTGGCTAGGAGAACCAGTCAAATGTTTGATCGTACCTACTACATTATTTATGACAAACAAAAAAGGATATCCTGTTTTGAGCAAGGCCCATCAAACATTGATAAAGAAATTTTCAGTGTTGGAAGTACAGTTTGTACTGACGGGAGCGAATCGTCATCAAAATATTAGTTACTATCACAATTACTTGGAGTACTTATGGAAG AGTTGTCAAGTGAATGGTCCAGTAGAAAGATTTGCTCGTGGATACGAAGATTACTTACAATGTCCCCTGCAACCGCTAATGGATAATCTGGAATCTCAAACGtacgaaatatttgaaaaagatCCTGTTAAATATACGCAGTACCAAACAGCTATTCATCAAGCAATTCTTGGAATCGCGAGCAAAATGAATAATAAGGATGAGAAAAT AGTAATTATGGTGGTCGGTGCCGGGAGAGGACCACTTGTTTTTGCATCGCTAAATGCCGCGGAAATGGCAAAAAAGGAGATCAAAGTATACGCTGTAGAAAAGAATCCTAACGCAGTATTAAC ATTACAGGCACTTGAGAGAGATATGTGGGCAGACAAAGTGTCGGTAGTGTCGTGTGATATGAGAGAATGGGTCGCGCCAGAGAAAGCTGATATTCTAGTGTCTGAATTACTTGGTTCTTTTGGTGACAATGAACTATCACCGGAATGTTTGGATGGAGTTCAAAAATTCCTGAAAG ACGATGGCATAAGCATACCATGCAAATATACATCTTACATCGCTCCTGTACAATCTTCAAAGCTGTATAACGAAGTAAGACATTGTAAAGACAAAGACAAACATCCATTGGCACATTTTGAAACATCATATGTAGTTCACCTGCAAAACAAGTATGACATTGCAATACCAAAACCATTGTTTACATTTAAACATCCAAACAAAG AGACCACGATTGATAATACACGGTACGAGATGAAAACGTTCGACGTACAACAAAATTCGGTGCTACACGGCTTTTCTGGATATTTCGTTGCAGTTTTATACAAAGATATTACGCTGAGTATAGAACCGAGCACACGTAGTCCGAAAATGTTCAGTTGGTTCCCGATATTCTTCCCAATTAGG GAACCAGTGCAGGTGAAAGCAGGCGAGAAAATAACTGTTCACTTTTGGCGTCAGTGTAGCAGTAAAAATGTCTGGTACGAATGGTGCATCAGTAAGCCCATTTCAGGAGCTATCCATAATCCTGGAGGACGTTCTTATACTATAGGTTTATAA
- the LOC143212014 gene encoding uncharacterized protein LOC143212014: MRRCLKSFSDCAMLLVTSHPRRSYHQQASDELFIATSRQTVHKEIVACIEHYEDCYSTRAKKKKKSSNDGSTKTVTSPLPLPTATATAYTDMTSATKRFIYSIMFNYVS; encoded by the exons ATGAGGCGATGCTTGAAATCATTCAGTGATTGTGCAATGCTGTTGGTTACCTCACATCCCCGCCGCTCATACCACCAACAGGCCAGCGACGAGTTATTTATCG CTACCAGTCGTCAAACTGTACACAAAGAAATCGTTGCATGTATAGAGCATTACGAGGACTGCTACAGCACACgagcaaagaaaaagaaaaaatcgtCGAACGATGGATCTACTAAAACGGTAACATCTCCACTGCCACTGCCAACTGCCACTGCCACTGCCTACACCGATATGACATCTGCCACGAAGAGATTCATATACAGCATAATGTTCAACTATGTTTCTTGA
- the Ppl gene encoding glycine cleavage system H protein, mitochondrial produces the protein MAKLVAQMAKCTVQTFSCASKTSLFTHPVSRVSMQLSRSIATTRCLNAERLYAKTHEWISIDGKIGTVGISSHAQESLGDIVYAQLPDVGSIIEKDAECGALESVKAASELFSLVSGKIIEKNEAVEKTPGLVNSSCYDKGWLFKIELTNLDELKRLLNEEAYKEYLKSDEH, from the exons ATGGCAAAACTGGTCGCACAAATGGCTAAATGTACCGTGCAGACGTTTTCGTGTGCTTCGAAGACAAGTTTATTCACGCATCCTGTTTCAAGGGTATCCATGCAACTCTCACGTTCTATTGCTACTACTCGATGTTTAAACGCCG aaagGCTATACGCGAAAACACACGAGTGGATCAGCATTGATGGTAAAATAGGAACAGTTGGAATATCCAGTCACGCGCAAGAATCATTGGGTGATATCGTGTACGCTCAGCTTCCAGATGTTGGATCTATAATAGAAAAAGATG CCGAATGTGGAGCATTAGAATCGGTGAAAGCTGCTTCTGAACTATTTAGTCTGGTCAGTGGAAAgataatagaaaaaaatgaagcGGTTGAAAAAACACCTGGCTTAGTTAATTCATCGTGTTATGACAAAGGATGGCTGTTCAAAATAGAATTAACTAATCTAGATGAACTGAAAAGACTACTGAATGAAGAAGCTTATAAAGAATATCTAAAATCTGACGAGCATTAA